In one Enterobacteriaceae endosymbiont of Donacia sparganii genomic region, the following are encoded:
- the rlmB gene encoding 23S rRNA (guanosine(2251)-2'-O)-methyltransferase RlmB encodes MKDIIFGMHSIINTLKKKPISLKEIFILNSKKKSNKIKELFYYVKKYNINIHKVNKKWLDKKTNNSIHQGIMGIINISKSLNEEDIIKIINISKNILILILDRITDPHNLGACIRNAVAFNVNMIILPKNHSVKINATVKKISCGTAEDIPIIFVKSLINIINILKSYNIYIAGTDSNKKNNIIYSKKLKYPICLIIGSENKGIRPIIKKKCDLLFSIPMFNNLNSLNVSVATGICLFEITRQNYFL; translated from the coding sequence ATGAAAGATATTATTTTTGGTATGCATTCTATTATTAATACTTTGAAAAAAAAACCAATTTCTTTAAAAGAAATCTTTATATTAAATAGTAAAAAAAAATCTAATAAGATAAAAGAATTATTTTATTATGTAAAAAAATATAATATTAATATACATAAAGTAAATAAAAAATGGTTAGATAAAAAAACTAATAATAGTATACATCAAGGAATTATGGGTATAATAAATATATCTAAATCTTTAAATGAAGAAGATATAATAAAAATTATAAATATATCAAAAAATATATTAATTCTTATTTTAGATCGTATTACAGACCCTCATAATTTAGGTGCATGTATAAGAAATGCTGTTGCATTTAATGTTAATATGATTATATTACCAAAAAATCATTCTGTTAAAATAAACGCTACAGTAAAAAAAATATCTTGTGGAACAGCAGAAGATATACCTATAATTTTTGTAAAAAGTTTAATAAATATTATTAATATTTTAAAATCTTATAATATATATATAGCTGGTACAGATAGTAATAAAAAAAATAATATTATTTATAGTAAAAAACTAAAATATCCAATATGTTTAATTATTGGGTCTGAAAATAAAGGAATAAGACCTATTATTAAAAAAAAATGTGATTTATTATTTTCTATACCTATGTTTAATAATTTAAATTCTTTAAATGTTTCTGTAGCTACAGGAATTTGTTTATTCGAAATAACTAGACAAAATTATTTTTTATAA
- a CDS encoding M3 family metallopeptidase, whose amino-acid sequence MNNPLLLDFLLPPFDKITNDCMVSAIEITINQTKKKIDQILNKNKNNYNWKNFCQKILELDEKLYRIFSPINHLNYVCNNNEIRKNYEIIIQIITNYNIWFKQNKYLYNAYIKVKNNKNILNLNKLQIKSIKDIIRDFELSGILLSKEKKNIYLKIITNLLKLQNNFNNNVFDSTQQLEKNILDKKKLDGIPNHIINIMKKNAILKKKKGYLITLDNPIYLAIITFCKNKDLRQKIYYMYNTRASSIETNSSKLNNEPIIIKELSLRFKLSNLLGYNSYSEQSLINKSAKKIDKVLSFLYKLIKLSKKQAQKEVLNLKRFIKKKYNIINIKPWDVAFFSEKYKFYLYGINDNIIRDYFPINIVMKGMFNITNKIYGLVFKQKKVSVWNKNVTFFNVFDSHNKLYGSIYFDLYIRSEKRSGAWMDICQSRILKNNGILQHPVAYVNCNFTPSINNIFLLNHNEVLTLFHEFGHALHHITSKIDIPNISGINGILLDIVEFPSQFMEYWCWENKSLNLISEHYEKKNNIPINIINKLIKSKKYNAALSLMRQIELSLFDIRIHNEFNIKKNNQISNLIEEIRKNLVTISPLPIWNKYTNVFNHIFGGEYAAGYYSYLWAEQLAADSFFYFKENGLFNPIIGKKFLENFLSLGSSEEPTILFKKFRGRELDSNALLIQRGIKI is encoded by the coding sequence ATGAATAATCCTTTATTACTTGATTTCCTATTACCTCCTTTTGATAAAATAACAAATGATTGTATGGTTTCTGCAATAGAAATTACAATTAATCAGACTAAAAAAAAGATTGATCAAATTTTAAATAAAAATAAAAATAATTATAATTGGAAAAATTTTTGTCAAAAAATATTAGAATTAGATGAAAAATTATATCGTATTTTTTCACCTATAAATCATTTAAATTATGTATGTAATAATAATGAAATAAGGAAAAATTATGAAATTATTATTCAAATAATAACTAATTATAATATATGGTTTAAACAAAATAAATATTTATATAATGCTTATATAAAAGTAAAAAATAATAAAAATATTTTAAATTTAAATAAATTGCAAATAAAATCTATTAAAGATATAATACGTGATTTTGAATTATCAGGAATTTTATTATCTAAAGAAAAAAAGAATATATATTTAAAAATAATTACTAATTTATTAAAATTACAAAATAATTTTAATAATAATGTTTTTGACAGTACTCAACAATTAGAAAAAAATATTTTAGATAAAAAAAAATTAGATGGTATTCCAAATCATATAATAAATATTATGAAAAAAAATGCTATTTTAAAAAAAAAAAAAGGATATCTAATTACTTTAGATAATCCTATTTATTTAGCAATAATTACATTCTGTAAAAATAAAGATTTAAGACAAAAAATATATTATATGTATAATACAAGAGCTTCTTCTATAGAAACTAATTCATCTAAATTAAATAATGAACCAATTATAATAAAAGAATTATCTTTACGTTTTAAATTATCTAATTTATTAGGATATAATTCTTATTCTGAACAATCTTTAATAAATAAATCTGCAAAAAAAATCGATAAAGTTTTATCTTTTTTATATAAATTAATAAAATTATCTAAAAAACAAGCTCAAAAAGAAGTTTTAAATTTAAAAAGATTTATTAAAAAAAAATATAATATTATTAATATTAAACCATGGGATGTAGCGTTTTTTTCAGAAAAATATAAATTTTATTTATATGGTATAAATGATAATATTATTCGTGATTATTTTCCAATTAATATTGTAATGAAAGGTATGTTTAACATTACTAATAAAATCTATGGTTTAGTTTTTAAGCAAAAAAAAGTATCAGTTTGGAATAAAAATGTTACTTTTTTTAATGTTTTCGATTCTCATAATAAATTATATGGAAGTATTTATTTTGATTTATATATTCGTTCCGAAAAGCGAAGTGGTGCCTGGATGGATATATGTCAATCTAGAATATTAAAAAATAATGGAATATTACAACATCCTGTAGCTTATGTTAATTGTAACTTTACTCCTTCTATAAATAATATTTTTTTACTTAATCACAACGAAGTTTTAACTTTATTTCATGAATTTGGACATGCTTTACATCATATTACTTCAAAAATAGATATACCAAATATATCAGGTATTAATGGTATACTCTTAGATATTGTTGAATTTCCTAGTCAATTTATGGAATATTGGTGTTGGGAAAATAAATCTTTAAATTTAATATCTGAACATTATGAAAAAAAAAATAATATTCCAATAAATATAATTAATAAATTAATTAAATCTAAAAAATATAATGCTGCTTTATCTCTTATGCGTCAAATAGAATTAAGTTTATTTGATATAAGAATTCATAATGAATTTAATATAAAAAAAAATAATCAAATATCTAATTTAATAGAAGAAATAAGAAAAAATTTAGTAACAATATCTCCACTCCCTATTTGGAATAAATATACTAATGTATTTAATCATATATTTGGAGGAGAATATGCAGCAGGATATTATAGTTATTTATGGGCAGAACAATTAGCTGCTGATTCTTTTTTTTATTTTAAAGAAAATGGGTTATTTAATCCAATTATTGGAAAAAAATTTTTAGAAAATTTTTTATCTTTAGGTAGTTCTGAAGAACCTACTATTTTATTCAAAAAATTTAGAGGTAGAGAATTAGATAGTAATGCTTTACTTATACAAAGAGGAATTAAAATATAA